The sequence below is a genomic window from Borreliella afzelii.
AAAAAGTCCTATTCCAACTGAGATAGAGTATTTTAGATTTATTGGAATAGAATTTATAATTTGCTCTCTTACCCTTAAAAAAGATAAAAAAATAAAAATTAGTCCTTCAATAAAAACAGCGGCTAATGCAACTTGCCAAGGAATATTCATTCCAATTACCACAGAAAATGCAAAAAATGCATTTAAACTCATTCCAGAAGCCAATGCTAGCGGTGTATTAGTATAAAGCCCCATTAATATAGTAGAAAATGCTGCTGTTAGACAGGTCGCAGTAACTAATGCACCAATTGGCATACCTGTGTTAGATAGTATTGCGGGGTTAACAGCTATAATATATGACATACTTAAAAAAGTAGTAATGCCTGCAAAAATTTCCTTTCTATAATTAATATCGTTGTTTTTAAATTGGAAATATAAACCTTTTACATATTTTTCCATAAAACTTTCCTTTTTATTGTTTAAAAATATTTTTAATCATAACCATTAACCTTTTAATTCTTTTTAAAGATTTATTAAATCTTATTAATCATAATGTTTTGGAAAAGAATATTTTCACTGTCAGGTAAATTTGAAAATACAATAGTTTTAATAACCCTTTCAGAACTATTTGTAATAACAAATTTTCTAGCTTTAATAAGCTTTAAATAAGCTTTTAAAGAAATATCTTTTCCAACGCTAAAAAAGGTTTGAATATATTTGTGATCAATTAGCTTGTGACGATTAAATAGAAACAAGGCAATTATATCATTCCCAACTTTTAAAAATAAAGGTTCTTTGTACCTTAAATTCCACTTATTAGAAATAGTAAAATAATGTCTTAAAGAAATTTTATTATTCTCTTGAATTAATTTAATATATTTAGAATCTTTTTTTAATTCAGGAATACCGTCAAAAGGGATTGTAGAGCAAGATAATGTTAAAAGTATTAAATAAAAACATAATAAATTCTTTTTAAGAATTTTCAATACAGTCAATAATATATGGAGGCTTTTATAAAATTTTATTTTTAAATGCATATTCTAAAGTATTTTTTGTATTCTCAAAATTAACATCAATAAATCTTGGATCATATTGTAAGGTGTCCTTAGTCCAAACCTGAAAAGACTCCTCGTTAAATAAAAAAACTAGCTTTTTGTAAGGAGTTAAAGCTCTTGACATAAGTGCGAAATTATTTTTATCAAGATTAATGTATAAAAACTTAAAGTTTCCAATGCTAACCACCTTAGAAATGGCGATACTTCCAATATATTTACTGTCTTGAATTAATTTTAAATACCCTTTAGTAAAATTTAAATTTGAGTCTAGCATAACATTTAAAAAAACAGTAAATTTATTACTGGATTTATCTTTTTTAATGTAGATTTGACTATCTGGATAAAAATAAAGAAAATAATCTGCTCTTTCAATTTTTTCAAAATTTTTTTCTAAATCTTCAGCAATATTCAAAATCTTGCAAGAAGAACAAATAAAAACCATTAAAATCAAAGAAAAACTATATTTCATAATTAACTTATATTATACAATACAGAAAGGAGAGTATTTATATTAAATGAATGAAAACAACTTCAGCTCTTATATTGAAAATTCTAAAGTCTATTCGGATTATATAATACTAAAACATAAAATATTACTTATTCCTGTTCCTATAATAAAAATTGCTATGGGAGAAGATCTTAAAATTTTTGAAATAGGTTTTCAAAACAAACATAAAGATTTTTCAGGATATATTCAATTAAATGAAAAATCTTTATATATAAATGAGAATATGAGTCTTGAAAATAAAAGATTTACAATAGCAAAACACTTGGGGCATTATTTGATGCATCAAGATCAAATTAAAAATCTATCTAAAAATGAAAACTATTATAATGATATACAAGATAGTCAAATGGTAACAGAAGCCAATATATTTGCAGCAAACATTTTAGTTCCAACAACTACATTACAATTAAAATTATCTCAATATAAGTCTAGAGAGTACCCTCAAAAAGCAATAGCAAAAGAATTTCAAGTAACCGAAAATACAATTTATTTAAAATTAAGCATACTTAATGACCTTAATAAAATAGATAAAATAAAAAAGAGTAAAAAATTTTTAAAAATTAAAAATATAAAAAATAAAATGGAAGCTAATATTTACCTCCATAATACAGATAAAATTAAAGAATCAATAGCTCTTGATTTGGAAAAATATGAACTTGAAAAAAAAGAGAGAATTAAAAAAATATTCGAAGATCTAGAGTAAAAAGCTTTTTTAAGTTGAAAACTTTTTGAGTATATATTCCATTTTTACATTAGCTAAGACTAAATAATTTTTACTCTTAATAAGAGAATCTAAATGGGTTTTTGCAATTATAACACAATACTTATTGTCCATAAATTTTTTAGCAGTTGGAAAATTTATTTTTAATGAAAAATTTTTTATAATTCTTTGTTTTTCAAGATAAGACAAAACTTCTGCCTTAAAAGATGCACCTTGAGTCAAGCTATAAGCAATAAGTATTCCATATAATCTCTTATTATAAATAAAAAGGTCTTTAATAAGATTAATATTACTATTAAAATTAGATTCATCAACACAAACATAAGCACTATCTTTTATATTATTCAAACTTTCAAAATCAGATGAACGATATAAATACTCATAGTCTTTTATTTTAAAATTTGAAATCTTCAAATCAGGATAATTCATCAAAGATGTTAAAACAGTTAAATTTATTTTATCTTTTTCTGGTATTTTAACCAAAGAAATCGTTGAACAACCCCAAAGTAATAAAAAATAAACAGGAATTAAAAACTTCTTCATTTAATGCTTTAATTGTATTCTTTTAATAAAATAAAGTAAAGTAAATAAAAATATATAAATATTTTGATATAATGTAAAAATAAACTTTAAAAGGATGCTAAATGAGTTATTATGCGCTAAGCAAAATATTTCTATATTCTGGGTACCTTGTTATTGGATTTTTATCTTTTACAATTTTTAATAAAAACTTACGAAATAAAATTAGAGATAAATTAAAAAATTTATACTTTTTATATTATTTAACTTTTTTTACTCTTTTTATTATTAGTTCAAATTTATCTTATTACTTCACTGAAAAGCAGTTATTAGAAAATTTTAATATTTTTGAAAAAGAATTTTTTGAAATACATAATATAAACGAACAATTTTTTCAAAAATATCTACTAAATTTTCCAGTACCAGTAAGAATGGAATTGATGTCAAAATTTGATCCAATATATACAGTATTTAATGCTAGCTTTGAAAAATATGCTCAAAACATCGGCAAAAGTTCTTATGAAATTCAAACAAATTATAAAAATTACGTCAAAGCAACAAATTCAGAAATTCAAAAAAAATTAGAACAAATAAAAGAAAATATTACACCTATTTATAATAAATATAAATTACCTATTCTAAATGGAGAAAATACAGAAATAAGTATTGATGCGAATGGAAATATTATTCCTGTTATAAAAAATACAAACGGACAAATAACAGAATTGCTGTTTTACGATCAAAATTACAATTTAATTCCCTTTAGAAAATTTGAAAGCTATAAAGTTAGATTTGACATAATCCAAGAAAATAAAAATATATACTTCAAGGAATTAATAAACGTTTACTACCTTGATGAAAACAATACTATCATCCCTATAGAATATTATAAAAATAATATAGAAACCAGCCCTTATTACATAGACTTGCAAGAAAATAAAGACAATTTTCTCAAGACAATAAAACTCAAAAAAGAGTATAGTTTATACATTGATAAAAAAAAGCAACTACAACATTTAACTGAAAATGATAAACTTGATGATTTTATAGAATTTTTAGCAAAAAATGATAATATTTTTTCATTAAATACAATATTTTCTAACGGCAATCCAATATTTACTTATGCCATAAATGTAAAAGCAAAAAGTATAATAAATTATTTAATAACAAAAGAATTTAATATCAATTTAACAAATCAAAGTTCTCAAACGGCTCTTCATATTGCCATAATTCATAAATATGAATTGGAATTTATTAAATCACTTATCAAAAAAGGTGCCAATCCAAATATCAGAGATAGCGAGAATAAACTCCCTATAGATTACTCGGATAAAACTAGTGAAATCTATAAATATTTAATCGGAATTTAACTTTGTCATGCTACTTTAATCAGCAATTAGCATGACAAAAAATTTTAACCTGAATTAATCTGATTTATTAAATCTAAACTTAATTTGAAACAATTGCAATAGGAACAAGATATAGCCGATACTTTAATAATAATTAACATAAAATTAAATTGAAACTAATCTTTAACACTTTTTAGAAATACAAAATTTTATAAACAATAATTTAATATACCATTATTTATTCCACACTATAATATTTACAAGATTGAAAAATATTGTTAAGATATTAAGCGTATTATTCAAATTAATTATTTTAATTAATTAATTTGAACTTAATAAAAAGGGGAAAATTATGTCAACATCATCCGCATCTATATCTATATTTACAATATTACAAAAAGTAGGAAAAGCTTTCATGCTTCCTATAGCACTTTTACCAGCAGCTGGAATTTTATTGGGAATCGGAGGAGCATTTACCAACGAAACAATGATTCAGGCTTATGGATTAGAAGGAATACTTGGAAAAGGAACTGTAGCAAGCTCAATACTTTACCTTATGAAATATACAGGAGAAGTAATTTTTGCTAACTTACCTTTAATGTTTGCAGCAGCAATTCCAATAGGACTTGCTAAAGTAGAAAAAGGAACAGCTGCTTTAGCAGGAGTAGTTGGTTTTTTAGTTATGCACCAAACTATAAATGGAATCTTATATATACAAGGAATCACACCAGAAAGCGCAAGCTTAAAAGCACTATTAGAATTAGGAATGCCTGAAACAGCTGCAACTGCAAAAAGTCAGGAATATACAAATGTACTTGGAATATTCTCTCTTCAAATGAGCGTAATGGGGGGACTAGTAGCAGGATTTGTTGCTGTTTTTCTTCATAACAGATTCTATAATATTCAATTACCCACATTTTTAGCATTTTTTGGAGGCACAAGATTTGTACCAATCATAACCACAATAACCATGTTTGTAGTAGGGATATTTTTAACATTTATTTGGCCTTTCATTCAAGGTGCAATGACTTCGTTTGGGCAAATTGTAGAACAATCTGGGCTTTTTGGAACATTTGCATATGGAGCAATAAAAAGATCCTTAATTCCATTTGGACTTCACCATATATTTTACTTACCATTTTGGCAAACAGCTGTTGGTGGAACATTAGAAATAAATGGAGAACTCATATCAGGAGCACAAAATATATTCTTCAAGCAACTTGGGGATACCAATACTGTACACTTTGAAGTTGCAAAGGGAACAAGATTTTTTAGCGGAGAATTTGTTGTTATGATTTTTGGATTACCTGGAGCTGCTCTTGCTATGTACCATACATCAAAACCCGAAAATAAAAAAAACGTAGCTTCATTGCTACTATCTGCTAGCTTTACATCAATGTTAACAGGAATTACAGAACCTCTTGAATTTGCATTCCTTTTTGCAGCACCAGCGCTTTATTACTTTATATATGTTCCTCTTTTTGGATTGGCGTATCTTTTAACACACCTTTTAAACGTAGGAGTTGGACTAACATTTTCTGGAGGATTTATAGATATGTTTCTATTTGGAATACTTCAAGGAAATAGTAAAACAAATTGGATAGCAATTCCTATCTTAGGAATCTTCTACTTTATTGGATTCTACTTTATATTTAAATTTGTAATCATGAAATTCAATCTTAAAACAATCGGAAGAGAAGATGAAGAAATGGAAAAAGATATAAGTTCAGAAAAAACAAATTTATCAGAAACTGCTTTAAAAGTATTAGAGGGCCTTGGAGGAAAAGATAATATTACATATCTTGATGCATGTGCATCAAGATTAAGAGTTAATCTAAAACAAATAGAATTCATCAAATCAGATACCTATTTCAAAAATTTGGGTGCTAGTGGAATATTAAAAAAAGGAAATAGCGTCCAAATTGTATTTGGAGGATTATCCGATAACATAAGAATGGAAATCGATAAGCTTATGTAAAATTTTTTTAAAAAAAATATAAAAACAGCTAATCCAATAGAAAAAGTATATAGTTTTTCTATTGGATAGATTCTATACAAAGAAGGTAATAATGTATAAACAACAATATTTTATTTCTGGTAAAGTACAAGGCGTTGGGTTTAGATTTTTTACAGAACAAGTAGCAAATAATATGAAATTAAAAGGGTTTGTGAAAAATCTAAACGATGGAAGGGTAGAAATTGTAGCTTTCTTTAACACTAAAGAACAAATTAAAAAATTTGAAAATTTATTAAAAAATGGGAATAGGTATTCAAACATTGAAAATATTGAGAAAAAAACTTTAGATGAAAAATATCCTTTTCAATTTAATAACTTTAAAATTTATTATTAGAATTTGCTTCTAGTTTGATAAGCGTCTTAACTTTTTTAGTCCTTAACTTAATATTGCTCACATAAGTATTATTATTCTTGGAATAAGCCACAGTAGCTCTAAAAAAATGTTCAACTTTAAATTTTAAAAATTCTAAAGACTTTCTGTCTCTACAAAAGATATTCAAATTGCCATCAGAAAATTTAATATCAAGACCACAATTACTACCTGTTTTCAAAAATCTACATGAAATAAAACTACCATTTGAACCATTTCTATTAAAAAGAATAAAATATTTTTTACCCCTTTTAGAATCTTTAAAATAAATTTTAAGCCAATCTCCTGCTGGCTTAACTGAAGCCAACTTATCATAAAGATAAGAAATATAAATCGTTCTATTGTCATTAGATTTTAAAATTTTTTTAAAGAAATAACGAAGACCTATTTTCATATCAATATATAATATCTTATTAATAAAATATTTCCTAATATTTCCTAAATGTATTAACAATAATTAAAATATAAACAAACAAAAACTATAGTTTATAATTAAAAATTATTGATAAATATTCTGTAAGTTTTATGTAGTTATAATTGTATCCGTATGCAGATTTAAAAGCTTTGCGAATTTTAACATTCAATCCTCTAACCATAGCTAAAGTTTCTAAATTGTCCTTTAACATCAAATTTTTAATTATAATCAACGTTTTAATATAATTGTCATCAAACATACGAGGTTCTTTTATTAAACTTTCTAAACGCTCCATTGTAAGGATAGAGTAAGTAGCTTTACGTCTAACATATGTATAAATTCTTTGATTAAGCAATTTTAATAAATTATTGTCTGCCTTATCATCTAAATTATCCAAGACATACCTATTGTAATGAAAGGCTGTTGTTATATCGTTTGGCTCGTGTCCTAAAACTTTTGTTATCCAGTAATTCATTTCCATGTTTTTGGGCGCAAATGCAAGATAAGAAAATTTACAATAAATAGCTCTGCAAAAATAAACAGATTCTTCAGGAGCAAAAATATTATTAAAAATTTGACGAAACAATCTATTATAACTGTATGTAAGATTTGAAGAAATTAACTCTTTAGTAAGATTCTCGGTTTGCTCCATATAGCGTATTTCTTTTATAGAATTAATTATTAATTCGGGATCTGCAAAAACTGGAAAAACAACTTCATTAATAATATTATTATCTCGTTTTTTTGCAATAACCTCCATACGAATATGATTTTTATCTGCGATATAAAATTGGGAAAGCTTCATTACTTCAACAGGGCGACGACCTATTGCCATTAAAACTCCATAAAATTTCAATCTAATATCCCGATTTTGATTTAATAAAAGCTTAATTATTTCAATATAGGTATTTAAATTAATTTTAACAAATATCTGTTCTTTCCTATAGCTATTAATTTTTTCAATTTTATATTTATGAGCATAATCATTTAACCATTTTGGAGTTACAAATAAATCTATAAAATATTGGAAATAAGGTTTCTCATTATTAAGTTGATTTAACAATATTAACTCTTCTATTTTTCTCTGATCTTTAATTCCTATATTTTTTAATTCTTTTATTTTTTTTGATTTCCAAAAAAATAAAAAAGTATTATCTTTTCTAAGCTTTTCAATTACTGAAAGATTAATATATTCTTTAATTATTTTCCTGGTTTTTGAAAGATTTAATATTATTGAACGATTTGTAAATTTATCTTTTCTAAAAAGAATGGCTTTGTGATTCTCTGCAAGAATTTTTATTTTTTCTTTCAATTTTAAATAAGAAAGCTCATTATTAAGATATCTTTTATATAGAATTTCTAATTCTTTTCTAAATATTTCAAAATCATTTTTTATCTTCACTTTTGGAGGCATGTTAATTCAATTATACCAAGTTTAAAATTTTTAGCTAAGTAAAAAATTCTAATTTCCTAAAAACATAACTATATATTAAGTTAAATCATAAAATATTGTGCTATATTCATAGCGGTTAATCTTTTAATTGATCTAAAATAGAAATTTTAAATAAATTATTTTATTGCCTATCAAAGAGCTATTTATAAATAGCTCTTTGATATTTTTATCACAAGTTTTGTAATAGTAATTCAAAAAAATTTGCTATTCTTTTTCCTGCAAAAGTAGAACTTTATCATATGCTTTTATAAAGGGCAAGTACATAAATACCGAAATAATTAATAACAATAAAACCAGAACAAAAGATTTAATATCAAGCCCTGTAGACAAAAAAGCCGCAATAGGGGCAGGGGTTGTCCATGGAGTCAAGGTTCTGACTCTTTCAATAATTCCAAAATTAGTAAGAGTATATGCGACAATTATATTAAACATAGGAATAAGTAAAAAGGGAATCCCTAATATGGGATTTAAAACTATTGGTGCTCCAAACATAATAGGTTCATTAATGTTAAAAAGACCAGGAGCAAATGAAAGTCTACCTATGGCCTTTAGATGTTGAGATTTACTAAACATCATAGCAATAACAAGCCCTAAAGTTGCACCAGCACCACCAATATATACAAACGAGTCAAGAAATCCCCCCGCTAAAATATGAGGAAGTGGAAGATTGTCAGAAAGAGCCCTAATATTAGAGTCAAGATTTGTTAGAGTTATGGGATTAAGCAGAGCAACAATAACATTAGTACCATGAAGACCACAAAACCATAATGTATGAA
It includes:
- a CDS encoding solute carrier family 23 protein, whose product is MEKYVKGLYFQFKNNDINYRKEIFAGITTFLSMSYIIAVNPAILSNTGMPIGALVTATCLTAAFSTILMGLYTNTPLALASGMSLNAFFAFSVVIGMNIPWQVALAAVFIEGLIFIFLSFLRVREQIINSIPINLKYSISVGIGLFIAFIGFVNGGIVIKNDATLVGIGSFIDLKVLFTFLGLFFIVIFEQLNVRG
- a CDS encoding ImmA/IrrE family metallo-endopeptidase; translation: MNENNFSSYIENSKVYSDYIILKHKILLIPVPIIKIAMGEDLKIFEIGFQNKHKDFSGYIQLNEKSLYINENMSLENKRFTIAKHLGHYLMHQDQIKNLSKNENYYNDIQDSQMVTEANIFAANILVPTTTLQLKLSQYKSREYPQKAIAKEFQVTENTIYLKLSILNDLNKIDKIKKSKKFLKIKNIKNKMEANIYLHNTDKIKESIALDLEKYELEKKERIKKIFEDLE
- a CDS encoding ankyrin repeat domain-containing protein gives rise to the protein MSYYALSKIFLYSGYLVIGFLSFTIFNKNLRNKIRDKLKNLYFLYYLTFFTLFIISSNLSYYFTEKQLLENFNIFEKEFFEIHNINEQFFQKYLLNFPVPVRMELMSKFDPIYTVFNASFEKYAQNIGKSSYEIQTNYKNYVKATNSEIQKKLEQIKENITPIYNKYKLPILNGENTEISIDANGNIIPVIKNTNGQITELLFYDQNYNLIPFRKFESYKVRFDIIQENKNIYFKELINVYYLDENNTIIPIEYYKNNIETSPYYIDLQENKDNFLKTIKLKKEYSLYIDKKKQLQHLTENDKLDDFIEFLAKNDNIFSLNTIFSNGNPIFTYAINVKAKSIINYLITKEFNINLTNQSSQTALHIAIIHKYELEFIKSLIKKGANPNIRDSENKLPIDYSDKTSEIYKYLIGI
- a CDS encoding PTS transporter subunit EIIC encodes the protein MSTSSASISIFTILQKVGKAFMLPIALLPAAGILLGIGGAFTNETMIQAYGLEGILGKGTVASSILYLMKYTGEVIFANLPLMFAAAIPIGLAKVEKGTAALAGVVGFLVMHQTINGILYIQGITPESASLKALLELGMPETAATAKSQEYTNVLGIFSLQMSVMGGLVAGFVAVFLHNRFYNIQLPTFLAFFGGTRFVPIITTITMFVVGIFLTFIWPFIQGAMTSFGQIVEQSGLFGTFAYGAIKRSLIPFGLHHIFYLPFWQTAVGGTLEINGELISGAQNIFFKQLGDTNTVHFEVAKGTRFFSGEFVVMIFGLPGAALAMYHTSKPENKKNVASLLLSASFTSMLTGITEPLEFAFLFAAPALYYFIYVPLFGLAYLLTHLLNVGVGLTFSGGFIDMFLFGILQGNSKTNWIAIPILGIFYFIGFYFIFKFVIMKFNLKTIGREDEEMEKDISSEKTNLSETALKVLEGLGGKDNITYLDACASRLRVNLKQIEFIKSDTYFKNLGASGILKKGNSVQIVFGGLSDNIRMEIDKLM
- a CDS encoding acylphosphatase, producing MYKQQYFISGKVQGVGFRFFTEQVANNMKLKGFVKNLNDGRVEIVAFFNTKEQIKKFENLLKNGNRYSNIENIEKKTLDEKYPFQFNNFKIYY
- a CDS encoding telomere resolvase, which produces MPPKVKIKNDFEIFRKELEILYKRYLNNELSYLKLKEKIKILAENHKAILFRKDKFTNRSIILNLSKTRKIIKEYINLSVIEKLRKDNTFLFFWKSKKIKELKNIGIKDQRKIEELILLNQLNNEKPYFQYFIDLFVTPKWLNDYAHKYKIEKINSYRKEQIFVKINLNTYIEIIKLLLNQNRDIRLKFYGVLMAIGRRPVEVMKLSQFYIADKNHIRMEVIAKKRDNNIINEVVFPVFADPELIINSIKEIRYMEQTENLTKELISSNLTYSYNRLFRQIFNNIFAPEESVYFCRAIYCKFSYLAFAPKNMEMNYWITKVLGHEPNDITTAFHYNRYVLDNLDDKADNNLLKLLNQRIYTYVRRKATYSILTMERLESLIKEPRMFDDNYIKTLIIIKNLMLKDNLETLAMVRGLNVKIRKAFKSAYGYNYNYIKLTEYLSIIFNYKL